A genomic region of Saccopteryx bilineata isolate mSacBil1 chromosome 1, mSacBil1_pri_phased_curated, whole genome shotgun sequence contains the following coding sequences:
- the OR5M9 gene encoding olfactory receptor 5M9, which produces MPNFTDVTEFILLGLTSRQEFQVLFFAVFLIVYIITLLGNIGMIILINISPPLQSPMYFFLSHLSFVDVWFSSNVTPKMLENLLSETKTISYVGCLVQCYFFIALVHVEVYILAVMAFDRYMAICNPLLYGSKMSRTVCVRLISVPYVYGFSVSLICTLWTYGLYFCGNFEINHFYCADPPLIKIACGGVHIKEYTMIVIAGINFTYSLSVVLISYTLIVVAVLHMRSADGRKKAFSTCGSHLTAVTMFYGTLIFMYLRRPTEESVEQGKMVAVFYTTVIPMLNPMIYSLRNKDVKEAVNKAITKTNLGQ; this is translated from the coding sequence ATGCCAAATTTCACAGATGTGACAGAATTTATTCTTCTGGGTTTGACCAGTCGCCAGGAGTTTCAAGTTCTCTTTTTTGCGGTGTTCTTAATAGTTTACATAATCACTTTGTTAGGGAACATCGGTATGATCATTTTGATCAACATCAGTCCCCCGCTTCAGAGTCCTATGTACTTTTTCTTGAGTCATTTGTCTTTTGTGGATGTGTGGTTCTCTtccaatgtcacccccaaaatGCTGGAAAACTTACTATCAGAGACAAAAACCATTTCTTATGTGGGGTGTTTGGTGCAGTGCTACTTTTTCATTGCCCTTGTCCACGTAGAGGTTTACATCTTGGCAGTGATGGCCTTTGATCGCTACATGGCCATCTGCAATCCATTGCTTTATGGCAGTAAAATGTCCAGGACTGTCTGTGTTCGGCTCATTTCTGTACCTTATGTCTATGGCTTCTCTGTTAGTCTAATATGCACACTATGGACATATGGCTTGTACTTCTGTGGCAACTTTGAAATCAACCACTTCTATTGTGCAGACCCTCCCCTCATCAAGATTGCCTGTGGAGGGGTCCACATCAAAGAATACACAATGATCGTGATAGCTGGAATTAACTTCACATATTCCCTCTCAGTGGTCCTCATCTCCTATACCCTCATTGTAGTAGCTGTGCTACACATGCGTTCTGCTGACGGGAGGAAGAAGGCATTCTCCACATGCGGGTCCCACTTGACAGCTGTCACCATGTTTTACGGGACTCTCATATTCATGTATCTCAGGCGGCCCACTGAGGAGTCTGTGGAGCAGGGGAAAATGGTGGCTGTGTTTTATACCACAGTGATCCCCATGCTGAACCCCATGATCTACAGTTTGAGAAACAAGGATGTGAAAGAGGCAGTCAACAAAGCAATCACCAAGACAAACTTGGGGCAGTGA